One stretch of Glycine soja cultivar W05 chromosome 7, ASM419377v2, whole genome shotgun sequence DNA includes these proteins:
- the LOC114419754 gene encoding probable sulfate transporter 3.3 isoform X2 encodes MEPNNACTMHSHCIEMSMEVHQVVPPPHKSTLQKLQGRLKETFFPDDPLRQFKGQPLKRKLILGAQYVFPILQWGPKYNLKLFKSDLVSGLTIASLAIPQGISYAKLASLPPIVGLYSSFVPPLVYAVLGSSKDLAVGPVSIASLVMGSMLRQEVSPTADPILFLQLAFTSTLFAGLFQASLGILRLGFIIDFLSKAILIGFMAGAAIIVSLQQLKSLLGITHFTNQMGLIPVMTSVFHNIHESIKKPKLFWVSAGAPLMSVIISTLLVFAIKAQNHGISAIGKLQQGINPPSWNMLLFHGSHLGLVMKTGLITGILSLTEGIAVGRTFAALKNYKVDGNKEMMAIGFMNVVGSFTSCYVTTGAFSRSAVNNNAGAKTAVSNVVMSVTVMVTLLFLMPLFQYTPNVVLGAIIVTAVIGLIDLPAACNIWKIDKFDFVVMLTAFLGVLFISVQGGLALAVGLSTFKILLQITRPKTVMLGKIPGTDIYRNLDQYKEAVRIPGFLILSIEAPINFANITYLNERTLRWIEEEEEDNIKEQLSLRFLVLEMSAVSAVDTSGISLFKELKATLEKKGVELVLVNPLAEVIEKLKKADEANDFIRADNLFLTVGEAVASLSSAMKGQSSTITEGTHTIVSHN; translated from the exons ATGGAGCCTAATAATGCATGTACTATGCATTCTCATTGCATAGAGATGTCCATGGAAGTGCACCAAGTTGTTCCACCACCCCACAAGAGCACCCTTCAGAAGCTCCAGGGTAGACTCAAGGAAACTTTCTTCCCTGATGATCCTCTGCGCCAATTCAAGGGACAACCTCTTAAGAGAAAACTGATCCTTGGAGCACAATATGTGTTCCCTATTCTTCAATGGGGTCCTAAGTACAAcctcaaactcttcaaatcTGACCTTGTTTCTGGCCTCACTATTGCTAGCTTGGCCATCCCACAG GGAATAAGTTATGCCAAGCTTGCAAGTCTTCCTCCAATTGTGGGACTTT ATTCTAGTTTTGTTCCACCACTAGTTTATGCTGTTCTTGGAAGCTCAAAGGACCTTGCAGTTGGACCTGTTTCTATTGCTTCtcttgtgatgggatccatgcTGAGGCAGGAAGTGTCTCCCACAGCAGACCCTATCCTGTTTCTTCAGCTAGCTTTCACTTCAACATTATTTGCTGGCCTCTTTCAAGCTTCTCTTGGAATCCTAAG GCTAGGCTTCATAATTGATTTTCTATCTAAGGCCATTCTTATTGGGTTCATGGCTGGTGCTGCTATTATTGTGTCACTGCAACAGCTCAAGAGCCTGCTTGGAATCACACATTTCACTAATCAAATGGGTCTGATTCCTGTTATGACTTCTGTTTTCCACAATATACATGAG AGCATAAAGAAACCAAAGCTATTCTGGGTCTCAGCTGGAGCTCCTCTTATGTCTGTCATCATCTCTACCCTCTTGGTTTTTGCAATTAAAGCTCAAAATCATGGCATCAGTGCG ATTGGAAAATTGCAACAAGGAATAAATCCTCCATCATGGAATATGTTGCTCTTTCATGGAAGTCACCTAGGCCTAGTTATGAAAACAGGGCTTATCACCGGGATTTTGTCCCTCACt GAAGGTATTGCAGTAGGAAGGACATTTGCAGCTCTCAAAAACTACAAAGTGGATGGAAATAAGGAAATGATGGCAATTGGGTTTATGAATGTGGTTGGCTCCTTCACTTCCTGCTATGTTACAAcag GTGCTTTCTCTCGATCAGCTGTTAACAATAACGCAGGAGCAAAAACAGCTGTGTCGAATGTAGTGATGTCTGTGACAGTCATGGTAACACTCCTTTTTCTCATGCCATTGTTTCAATACACACCTAATGTCGTGTTGGGCGCAATCATAGTCACAGCAGTAATTGGCCTCATTGATCTCCCTGCTGCTTGTAACATTTGGAAGATAGACAAATTCGATTTCGTTGTGATGCTGACTGCTTTCTTAGGTGTTCTTTTCATCTCTGTCCAGGGAGGCCTTGCTCTTGCT GTCGGGTTATCAACTTTCAAGATACTCTTGCAAATTACGAGGCCGAAAACAGTAATGTTGGGGAAGATTCCAGGAACAGACATATATAGAAATCTTGATCAATACAAGGAAGCTGTGAGAATACCTGGATTTCTTATTTTAAGCATTGAGGCTCCCATCAATTTTGCTAACATCACATATCTCAACGAGAG AACGTTGCGATggattgaagaagaagaagaagacaacaTAAAGGAACAATTAAGCCTTCGATTCTTAGTATTGGAAATGTCAG CTGTGAGTGCTGTTGACACAAGTGGAATCTCACTTTTCAAGGAGTTGAAAGCAACACTGGAAAAGAAGGGTGTTGAG CTTGTGTTGGTCAATCCTCTTGCTGAGGTCATAGAAAAGCTTAAAAAAGCAGATGAAGCTAATGATTTCATACGAGCAGATAACCTTTTCTTAACAGTTGGAGAGGCTGTAGCTTCACTTTCATCAGCAATGAAAGGCCAATCATCAACCATTACAGAAGGGACACACACAATTGTGTcacataattga
- the LOC114419754 gene encoding probable sulfate transporter 3.3 isoform X1: MEPNNACTMHSHCIEMSMEVHQVVPPPHKSTLQKLQGRLKETFFPDDPLRQFKGQPLKRKLILGAQYVFPILQWGPKYNLKLFKSDLVSGLTIASLAIPQGISYAKLASLPPIVGLYSSFVPPLVYAVLGSSKDLAVGPVSIASLVMGSMLRQEVSPTADPILFLQLAFTSTLFAGLFQASLGILRLGFIIDFLSKAILIGFMAGAAIIVSLQQLKSLLGITHFTNQMGLIPVMTSVFHNIHEWSWQTILMGICFLVLLLLARHVSIKKPKLFWVSAGAPLMSVIISTLLVFAIKAQNHGISAIGKLQQGINPPSWNMLLFHGSHLGLVMKTGLITGILSLTEGIAVGRTFAALKNYKVDGNKEMMAIGFMNVVGSFTSCYVTTGAFSRSAVNNNAGAKTAVSNVVMSVTVMVTLLFLMPLFQYTPNVVLGAIIVTAVIGLIDLPAACNIWKIDKFDFVVMLTAFLGVLFISVQGGLALAVGLSTFKILLQITRPKTVMLGKIPGTDIYRNLDQYKEAVRIPGFLILSIEAPINFANITYLNERTLRWIEEEEEDNIKEQLSLRFLVLEMSAVSAVDTSGISLFKELKATLEKKGVELVLVNPLAEVIEKLKKADEANDFIRADNLFLTVGEAVASLSSAMKGQSSTITEGTHTIVSHN, from the exons ATGGAGCCTAATAATGCATGTACTATGCATTCTCATTGCATAGAGATGTCCATGGAAGTGCACCAAGTTGTTCCACCACCCCACAAGAGCACCCTTCAGAAGCTCCAGGGTAGACTCAAGGAAACTTTCTTCCCTGATGATCCTCTGCGCCAATTCAAGGGACAACCTCTTAAGAGAAAACTGATCCTTGGAGCACAATATGTGTTCCCTATTCTTCAATGGGGTCCTAAGTACAAcctcaaactcttcaaatcTGACCTTGTTTCTGGCCTCACTATTGCTAGCTTGGCCATCCCACAG GGAATAAGTTATGCCAAGCTTGCAAGTCTTCCTCCAATTGTGGGACTTT ATTCTAGTTTTGTTCCACCACTAGTTTATGCTGTTCTTGGAAGCTCAAAGGACCTTGCAGTTGGACCTGTTTCTATTGCTTCtcttgtgatgggatccatgcTGAGGCAGGAAGTGTCTCCCACAGCAGACCCTATCCTGTTTCTTCAGCTAGCTTTCACTTCAACATTATTTGCTGGCCTCTTTCAAGCTTCTCTTGGAATCCTAAG GCTAGGCTTCATAATTGATTTTCTATCTAAGGCCATTCTTATTGGGTTCATGGCTGGTGCTGCTATTATTGTGTCACTGCAACAGCTCAAGAGCCTGCTTGGAATCACACATTTCACTAATCAAATGGGTCTGATTCCTGTTATGACTTCTGTTTTCCACAATATACATGAG TGGTCATGGCAAACAATATTGATGGGGATTTGTTTCCTGGTGCTACTGCTATTAGCAAGACACGTT AGCATAAAGAAACCAAAGCTATTCTGGGTCTCAGCTGGAGCTCCTCTTATGTCTGTCATCATCTCTACCCTCTTGGTTTTTGCAATTAAAGCTCAAAATCATGGCATCAGTGCG ATTGGAAAATTGCAACAAGGAATAAATCCTCCATCATGGAATATGTTGCTCTTTCATGGAAGTCACCTAGGCCTAGTTATGAAAACAGGGCTTATCACCGGGATTTTGTCCCTCACt GAAGGTATTGCAGTAGGAAGGACATTTGCAGCTCTCAAAAACTACAAAGTGGATGGAAATAAGGAAATGATGGCAATTGGGTTTATGAATGTGGTTGGCTCCTTCACTTCCTGCTATGTTACAAcag GTGCTTTCTCTCGATCAGCTGTTAACAATAACGCAGGAGCAAAAACAGCTGTGTCGAATGTAGTGATGTCTGTGACAGTCATGGTAACACTCCTTTTTCTCATGCCATTGTTTCAATACACACCTAATGTCGTGTTGGGCGCAATCATAGTCACAGCAGTAATTGGCCTCATTGATCTCCCTGCTGCTTGTAACATTTGGAAGATAGACAAATTCGATTTCGTTGTGATGCTGACTGCTTTCTTAGGTGTTCTTTTCATCTCTGTCCAGGGAGGCCTTGCTCTTGCT GTCGGGTTATCAACTTTCAAGATACTCTTGCAAATTACGAGGCCGAAAACAGTAATGTTGGGGAAGATTCCAGGAACAGACATATATAGAAATCTTGATCAATACAAGGAAGCTGTGAGAATACCTGGATTTCTTATTTTAAGCATTGAGGCTCCCATCAATTTTGCTAACATCACATATCTCAACGAGAG AACGTTGCGATggattgaagaagaagaagaagacaacaTAAAGGAACAATTAAGCCTTCGATTCTTAGTATTGGAAATGTCAG CTGTGAGTGCTGTTGACACAAGTGGAATCTCACTTTTCAAGGAGTTGAAAGCAACACTGGAAAAGAAGGGTGTTGAG CTTGTGTTGGTCAATCCTCTTGCTGAGGTCATAGAAAAGCTTAAAAAAGCAGATGAAGCTAATGATTTCATACGAGCAGATAACCTTTTCTTAACAGTTGGAGAGGCTGTAGCTTCACTTTCATCAGCAATGAAAGGCCAATCATCAACCATTACAGAAGGGACACACACAATTGTGTcacataattga